In Jeotgalibaca arthritidis, a single genomic region encodes these proteins:
- the addA gene encoding helicase-exonuclease AddAB subunit AddA has product MAMIPPKTTNDRFTDDQWQAIYQTGDNILVAASAGSGKTTVLVQRIIEKVKNGTNVDELLVVTFTESAAVEMKERIGVAIQEAINTAVNDEQYRHLMRQVTLLPQAHISTIHAFCLKVIQRFFYLIEIDPVFRIVADNIEVEMTKEDVWEQLKEEQYGIAGTTFKQLARAYSNDRSDEGLKTLIFSLYNFSRANPDPTRWINSLGDLYDLTDGLVNSRLYQELLLPQMKTELESAIYSLEMGIHQAGESEHTLKHHDLMMAERDGIIAIQDAVMTSRYQEAYDLIDRMTFERWPSVKKDNPDKELIQDMKRLRDQAKQTTINVKDQFFSRPLDEQEEMIQQTKPFIEEMIRVTLLFTDMYWQKKQTDSALDFNDLEHLTLDILMPLKDGKRQPSEASLYYRQKFEEVLIDEYQDVNQLQESILYGVTRHQPETENLFMVGDVKQSIYAFRLADPGLFLAKYEQFAEKEGGERIILAENFRSRGDVISFTNFIFTQLMDKAVGQMAYDKLAELKQGNLSFPDVSDCKTELLIYLKGKSDEETPAAEDHLQEDVDFEAAIDDKATGEVTMVAQTIKDLIQNKQTIYDKKTKSQRLIGFKDIVLLTPTKKNNLLILETFKEYGIPVILNDSQSFFQRTEITVMLSLLKVVDNPRQDIPLAAVLRSPIVGLNERQLATIRLSQPSGDYYDAVQHFLSDYEEGKLEKTSETMSCYEKVTAFMTQLNRWRDFTKQSNLVQLIWRIYEETNFIDYVGGMASGKQRVANLHALYERAKKYESSNYKGLFQFVRFIERIQDRDQDLAEPTTFSEDEDAVRIMTIHASKGLEFPIVFIMDMSKQFNMQDLRKPYVFSDRYGVGTDFIDVDQRIKYPSLVTYAFANDKKKNLLAEEMRKLYVALTRAEQKLYLVGSYESKEKMWQEWGKADEAAGRLLPDHLRLAANNFMQWVGLSLYRHQLVDPDSEIKTYRGEISQYPVTFDVSFYSADDLLGNIVTVNLDDDIDWDNHIQTTIQQADTVEPELDFKTAVALMAYTYPHEAATQTTSYQSVSEIKRLFEDPDNAQLLQLDVSQQSGRGRYVEPSLQRPNFLQEESQPTQAEIGTAVHYVLQNVVLSESVTAEKLDSLIHQLVSKGTIKENVGKRIDKQLILDFFETALGQRIQEHANLVQQEVPFTMLMKAGQIFEGIAPDSDDNLLIHGIIDGFIEFDDHIILFDFKTDYVGNKQDEIIAKYKGQMIVYREALEQIKQKKVTEAYICLLSANQNILL; this is encoded by the coding sequence ATGGCCATGATACCACCAAAAACGACCAATGATCGCTTTACTGATGATCAATGGCAAGCCATTTATCAAACAGGTGACAATATTTTAGTCGCAGCCTCTGCAGGTTCAGGTAAAACGACTGTTTTAGTGCAACGGATTATTGAAAAAGTAAAAAATGGGACGAACGTCGATGAACTTTTAGTTGTCACGTTTACAGAGTCAGCTGCCGTTGAAATGAAAGAGAGAATTGGTGTGGCCATTCAAGAAGCGATTAACACAGCAGTCAACGATGAACAGTATCGGCATTTAATGCGTCAAGTCACCTTATTGCCGCAAGCACATATTTCAACCATCCATGCCTTCTGTTTAAAAGTGATTCAGCGCTTTTTCTATCTAATTGAAATTGATCCTGTTTTCCGTATTGTCGCTGATAATATTGAAGTTGAAATGACTAAAGAAGATGTTTGGGAACAACTAAAAGAAGAGCAATACGGCATTGCCGGCACAACCTTCAAGCAACTGGCTCGGGCGTATTCCAATGACCGCAGTGATGAGGGCTTAAAAACACTCATTTTCTCTCTTTATAACTTCTCACGGGCAAATCCTGATCCAACGCGGTGGATTAATTCCCTTGGAGATTTGTATGATTTAACGGATGGCTTAGTAAATAGTCGTCTCTATCAAGAATTACTTCTTCCACAAATGAAAACGGAGCTTGAGTCAGCTATTTACAGCTTAGAGATGGGTATTCATCAAGCTGGTGAATCGGAGCATACCTTAAAACATCACGATTTAATGATGGCTGAGCGTGATGGTATTATTGCCATTCAAGACGCAGTAATGACCAGTCGTTATCAAGAGGCCTATGATTTAATTGATCGCATGACGTTCGAACGATGGCCGTCTGTGAAAAAGGATAATCCTGATAAAGAGCTGATTCAAGATATGAAGCGATTAAGAGACCAAGCCAAGCAAACTACGATCAATGTAAAGGACCAGTTTTTCAGCCGACCTCTGGACGAACAAGAAGAGATGATTCAGCAAACTAAACCGTTTATTGAAGAAATGATCCGTGTTACCTTACTATTTACAGATATGTATTGGCAAAAGAAACAAACTGATAGTGCGCTTGATTTCAATGACTTGGAACATTTAACACTCGATATTTTAATGCCTTTAAAAGACGGAAAACGCCAGCCTAGTGAAGCAAGCTTATATTATCGCCAAAAGTTTGAGGAAGTATTGATTGATGAATACCAAGATGTTAACCAGCTACAAGAAAGTATTCTGTATGGCGTAACGAGACATCAGCCAGAAACAGAAAACTTATTTATGGTAGGGGATGTCAAACAATCTATCTATGCTTTCCGTTTAGCGGATCCTGGTTTATTTTTAGCGAAATATGAACAGTTCGCGGAAAAAGAGGGCGGCGAACGGATTATATTAGCTGAAAACTTCCGTTCAAGAGGCGACGTTATTTCCTTTACTAACTTTATTTTTACCCAGCTGATGGATAAAGCAGTAGGGCAAATGGCTTATGATAAACTCGCTGAATTAAAGCAAGGTAATTTGTCATTTCCAGATGTTTCCGACTGCAAAACTGAATTGTTAATTTATTTAAAAGGGAAATCAGACGAGGAGACACCAGCAGCAGAAGACCACCTTCAAGAAGATGTTGACTTTGAAGCTGCTATTGATGATAAGGCGACGGGCGAAGTGACCATGGTTGCTCAAACCATCAAAGACTTGATTCAAAACAAACAGACTATTTATGACAAGAAAACAAAATCTCAGCGACTGATTGGTTTTAAAGACATTGTCTTATTGACACCGACTAAGAAAAATAATTTATTGATTCTAGAAACCTTTAAAGAATACGGCATTCCTGTCATTTTAAATGACTCACAGAGCTTCTTCCAACGAACAGAAATCACTGTGATGCTATCTCTGTTAAAGGTGGTTGATAATCCAAGGCAAGACATTCCACTAGCTGCAGTCTTACGATCGCCTATTGTCGGCTTAAATGAACGCCAATTAGCGACTATTCGATTAAGCCAGCCTAGCGGAGACTACTATGATGCCGTTCAACATTTTTTAAGTGACTATGAAGAAGGAAAACTCGAAAAAACAAGCGAAACAATGAGTTGTTATGAAAAAGTAACTGCCTTTATGACACAGTTAAATCGCTGGCGAGATTTTACAAAACAAAGTAATCTTGTCCAATTAATTTGGCGAATTTATGAAGAAACAAACTTTATTGATTATGTTGGTGGAATGGCCTCTGGTAAGCAACGTGTTGCTAATCTGCATGCCCTTTACGAGCGTGCTAAAAAATACGAATCATCCAACTATAAAGGTCTTTTCCAGTTTGTTCGCTTTATTGAACGCATCCAGGACCGTGATCAAGATCTAGCTGAGCCAACAACCTTTAGTGAAGACGAAGATGCCGTTCGTATTATGACTATTCATGCTAGTAAAGGGTTAGAGTTCCCAATTGTGTTTATTATGGATATGTCCAAACAGTTTAATATGCAAGATTTACGGAAACCGTATGTCTTTTCTGACCGTTATGGGGTGGGTACTGACTTTATTGATGTCGATCAGCGGATTAAGTACCCCTCACTAGTTACTTATGCCTTTGCCAATGATAAGAAAAAGAACCTGTTAGCTGAAGAAATGAGAAAGCTCTATGTTGCCTTGACGAGGGCAGAGCAAAAACTCTACTTAGTTGGGTCTTATGAATCAAAAGAAAAAATGTGGCAAGAATGGGGCAAAGCCGATGAAGCTGCTGGCCGTTTACTACCAGATCATTTGCGCTTAGCTGCAAATAATTTCATGCAATGGGTAGGCTTAAGCTTGTATCGTCACCAGCTCGTTGACCCTGATTCTGAAATCAAGACTTACCGTGGCGAAATCAGCCAATATCCGGTGACCTTTGATGTGTCCTTTTATAGTGCTGATGACCTATTAGGGAATATTGTGACCGTTAATTTAGACGACGATATTGACTGGGATAATCATATCCAAACAACCATTCAACAGGCAGATACGGTTGAACCCGAGCTTGATTTTAAAACAGCAGTTGCTCTAATGGCATATACTTACCCGCATGAAGCTGCAACACAAACAACTAGCTACCAATCTGTATCAGAAATTAAACGACTATTTGAAGATCCTGACAATGCCCAATTGTTACAACTAGATGTTAGTCAGCAAAGTGGTAGAGGACGATACGTCGAACCTAGCTTACAGCGTCCGAATTTTTTGCAGGAAGAAAGCCAACCGACACAAGCCGAAATAGGGACAGCCGTTCACTATGTTCTACAAAATGTGGTTCTTTCCGAATCGGTTACAGCTGAAAAGCTTGATTCCTTAATTCATCAATTAGTTTCAAAAGGAACTATTAAGGAAAATGTTGGTAAGCGAATTGATAAACAGCTTATTTTAGACTTTTTTGAAACAGCGCTTGGTCAACGTATTCAAGAACATGCCAACTTGGTTCAACAAGAAGTACCATTTACCATGTTGATGAAAGCAGGGCAAATTTTTGAAGGCATTGCACCAGATTCAGATGACAATTTACTCATTCACGGGATTATCGATGGTTTTATTGAGTTTGATGATCATATTATCTTGTTTGATTTTAAAACAGATTATGTCGGCAATAAACAAGATGAGATTATCGCTAAATATAAAGGACAGATGATTGTCTACCGAGAAGCTCTCGAGCAAATTAAGCAGAAAAAAGTGACTGAAGCCTATATTTGTTTACTCTCTGCTAATCAAAATATTTTATTATAG
- a CDS encoding putative glycoside hydrolase translates to MTHRFLKLLTASALLTLGSPFMSEVKASEVQEATTLSLRQEPFLKAPEVKSLPKKFFYDSGVDIAYPEDGVKGIYLTANSAGSTEKMDDMISYLNSNDLNAMVIDIKDDFGFVTTQFDTDDEHLQSNTITTIEDIDALIGKLEENQIYPIARVVAFKDSELPKTQPEMSFRYPSGEVWTAGNGEAFINPFMKETWDYAINVGIEAAKVGFKEIQFDYVRFPEGFEVWGEDLVYDMGDYADADMDDVQKRVAAVSDFVAYAREQLMPYGVEVSVDIFGYAATVPEAPGIGQNFSNIASHVDVISSMIYPSHWGASYFGIDAPDLHPYEVVDEYMKVELPLLESLDHTPVTRPWLQDFTASYLGAGYYKDYGNAEVMAQVQALNDHGVTEFLLWNAGNVYSY, encoded by the coding sequence ATGACACATCGATTTTTAAAATTACTAACAGCTTCTGCATTACTGACTTTAGGATCCCCTTTTATGTCAGAAGTAAAAGCAAGTGAAGTCCAAGAGGCGACTACATTATCATTAAGACAAGAACCGTTTTTAAAGGCCCCTGAAGTTAAGAGTCTGCCGAAAAAGTTTTTCTATGATAGTGGTGTCGACATAGCTTACCCGGAAGATGGGGTTAAAGGCATTTACTTAACAGCTAATTCAGCCGGTAGCACTGAGAAAATGGATGATATGATCAGTTATTTAAACAGCAATGATTTAAATGCTATGGTTATTGATATTAAAGATGATTTTGGTTTTGTTACAACACAATTCGATACGGATGATGAACATTTACAAAGTAACACCATTACTACTATTGAGGATATTGATGCTTTAATTGGAAAATTAGAAGAGAATCAAATTTATCCTATCGCTCGTGTGGTTGCCTTTAAAGATTCAGAACTACCAAAAACACAACCTGAAATGTCCTTCCGTTATCCTAGTGGTGAAGTTTGGACAGCTGGCAATGGTGAAGCTTTTATTAATCCCTTTATGAAAGAAACATGGGATTACGCCATAAATGTTGGAATTGAAGCGGCTAAAGTTGGCTTTAAGGAAATCCAGTTTGACTATGTTCGTTTCCCAGAAGGATTTGAAGTATGGGGAGAAGACTTAGTTTATGATATGGGTGACTATGCAGATGCTGATATGGATGATGTTCAAAAACGTGTGGCTGCTGTCTCTGATTTTGTAGCTTATGCCCGCGAACAATTGATGCCGTACGGTGTTGAAGTATCCGTTGATATTTTCGGTTATGCTGCAACAGTTCCAGAAGCACCCGGTATTGGACAAAACTTCAGCAATATTGCTTCTCATGTCGATGTTATTTCATCTATGATTTATCCAAGTCATTGGGGCGCATCTTACTTTGGGATTGATGCACCAGACTTACACCCCTATGAGGTGGTTGATGAATACATGAAGGTGGAATTACCTTTGCTTGAGTCGTTAGACCATACACCAGTGACTCGCCCATGGTTACAAGACTTTACTGCTTCTTACTTAGGCGCTGGTTATTATAAAGACTATGGCAACGCAGAAGTCATGGCACAAGTACAAGCACTAAACGATCATGGTGTTACTGAATTCCTATTGTGGAATGCCGGTAATGTTTATAGTTATTAA
- a CDS encoding polysaccharide deacetylase family protein: MKQSLLLLLAVSLLAACSSDSPETETTQSSQETISSSEDVSSSNASSQDVIEEESVAYEYDINQAIFTVEPIDDAPVEVALLTFDDAPQPPNSYSLAIAHTVKEKDANAIFFVVGQFLEDETSQAIIKEIYDMGFEIGNHSYSHPDFHSLTYEEQKEEIVKTNDNIEAITGQRPRFIRPPYGQYDDNTLAVIEEEKMTMMNWTYGYDWEEAYMNTPALADIMVNTEFLGNGANLLMHDREWTAGAIGDIIDGLREKGYEMVDPALIASPEREED; this comes from the coding sequence ATGAAGCAATCATTATTACTATTGTTGGCTGTCTCTTTATTAGCAGCTTGTTCATCAGATTCACCAGAAACAGAAACGACTCAATCTAGTCAAGAGACTATTTCTTCGTCAGAAGACGTATCAAGTTCTAACGCTTCTTCACAAGACGTCATCGAAGAAGAAAGCGTTGCTTATGAGTATGATATTAATCAAGCTATTTTCACCGTTGAACCGATTGACGATGCACCAGTAGAAGTTGCCCTTTTGACCTTTGATGATGCACCTCAACCACCTAATAGCTATTCACTAGCTATTGCTCATACCGTAAAGGAAAAAGACGCTAATGCCATTTTCTTTGTTGTAGGACAGTTTTTAGAAGATGAGACATCACAAGCTATAATTAAAGAAATTTATGATATGGGATTTGAAATTGGTAATCATTCTTATTCTCATCCAGATTTCCATAGTTTAACTTATGAAGAACAAAAAGAAGAAATCGTGAAAACAAACGATAATATTGAAGCCATTACGGGCCAACGTCCTCGTTTCATCCGACCGCCTTATGGTCAATACGATGATAATACGTTAGCTGTTATCGAAGAAGAAAAAATGACTATGATGAATTGGACGTATGGCTATGATTGGGAAGAGGCGTATATGAATACCCCTGCCCTAGCTGATATTATGGTTAATACGGAATTCTTAGGCAACGGCGCAAACTTATTGATGCATGACCGTGAATGGACAGCGGGGGCCATTGGAGACATTATTGATGGTCTTCGCGAAAAAGGCTATGAGATGGTCGATCCAGCTTTAATTGCGTCACCAGAACGGGAGGAAGACTAA